In Aspergillus fumigatus Af293 chromosome 4, whole genome shotgun sequence, one genomic interval encodes:
- a CDS encoding NADH-quinone oxidoreductase subunit NuoF yields the protein MISRAAAPSPSSIANLSSRSLRIQGSAARSFASVQDTTHPVRQHGGLRDQDRIFTNLYGHHGTDLKSAMKFGDWHRTKDIVLKGHDWLISEIKASGLRGRGGAGFPSGLKYSFMNFKDWDKDPRPRYLVVNADEGEPGTCKDREIMRKDPHKLIEGCLVVGRAMNATAAYIYIRGEFYHEATVLQRAINEAYQAGLIGKNACGTGYDFDVYIHRGMGAYICGEETSLIESIEGKAGKPRLKPPFPAAVGLFGCPSTVTNVETVAVCPTIMRRGASWFSSFGAERNSGTKLFCISGHVNNPCTVEEEMSIPLRELIDRHCGGVRGGWDNLLAVIPGGSSTPVIPKSVCDNQIMDFDSLKDSQSGLGTAAVIVMDKSTDIVRAISRLSKFYKHESCGQCTPCREGSKWTAQMMERMEKGQAREREIDMLQELTKQVEGHTICALGEAFAWPIQGLIRHFRPELEARIKEYERELGGKPFAGGWHPDSKAEGKLISPGM from the exons ATGATATCTCGAGCGGCGGCTCCATCGCCTTCCTCAATCGCCAACCTTTCCTCCCGCTCTCTCCGCATTCAGGGTTCGGCTGCCCGCTCCTTCGCCAGTGTCCAGGACACCACACACCCCGTACGGCAACATGGCGGTCTGCGGGACCAGGACCGGATATTCACAAACCTTTACGGACATCACGGCACTGATTTGAAGTCGGCAATGAAGTTTGGAGACTGGCACAGGACTAAGGATATCGTTTTGAAGGGTCATGACTGG CTGATTTCCGAGATCAAGGCCTCTGGTCTGCGTGGCCGTGGTGGTGCTGGTTTCCCCTCGGGTTTGAAATAT TCTTTCATGAACTTCAAGGATTGGGATAAGGATCCCAGACCCCGATACCTGGTCGTCAACGCCGATGAAGGTGAACCGGGCACATGCAAAGACCGTGAGATCATGCGCAAGGATCCCCACAAACTGATCGAGGGTTGCCTCGTTGTCGGTCGTGCGATGAACGCCACCGCCGCCTACATCTACATCCGTGGTGAATTCTACCACGAAGCAACCGTCCTCCAGCGGGCCATCAACGAAGCCTACCAGGCTGGTCTCATCGGTAAGAACGCCTGCGGCACAGGCTACGACTTCGATGTTTACATCCACCGCGGAATGGGTGCCTATATCTGTGGTGAGGAGACCTCTCTCATCGAGTCGATCGAGGGCAAGGCCGGCAAGCCTCGCCTGAAGCCCCCCTTCCCCGCCGCCGTTGGTCTGTTCGGCTGCCCCAGCACCGTCACCAATGTTGAGACCGTCGCCGTCTGCCCTACCATCATGCGCCGTGGAGCCAGCTGGTTCTCCTCGTTCGGCGCCGAGCGCAACTCTGGTACAAAGCTGTTCTGTATTTCCGGTCACGTCAACAATCCCTGCacggtcgaggaggagatgtcCATCCCTCTGCGTGAGCTGATCGACCGTCACTGCGGTGGTGTGCGTGGCGGCTGGGAcaacctcctcgccgtcatccCCGGTGGCTCCTCCACTCCCGTCATCCCCAAGTCCGTCTGCGATAACCAGATCATGGATTTCGACTCCCTCAAGGACTCCCAATCCGGTCTGGGGACTGCCGCCGTTATCGTCATGGACAAGTCCACCGACATCGTCCGCGCCATCTCCCGTCTGTCCAAGTTCTACAAGCATGAGAGTTGCGGCCAGTGCACCCCCTGCCGCGAGGGAAGCAAGTGGACTGCCCAGATGATGGAGCGCATGGAGAAGGGCCAGGCCCGCGAGCGCGAGATCGACATGCTCCAGGAACTCACCAAGCAGGTCGAGGGCCATACAATCTGCGCCCTGGGCGAGGCCTTCGCCTGGCCCATCCAGGGTCTCATCCGCCACTTCCGTCCCGAGCTGGAGGCCAGAATCAAGGAGTACGAGCGCGAGCTGGGCGGGAAGCCCTTTGCCGGTGGCTGGCACCCGGACAGCAAGGCCGAGGGCAAGTTGATCTCCCCTGGCATGTAA
- a CDS encoding SET domain protein, producing MTDSGDRSALLPSGASGDEDLEKWITLVEWMTSNGGYLHESVQIAKDDQRGVHFNVKKDWKDGVAKDTHIIKIPVAATMSYLNLVEHPLPADKQGNGAATFSAHGVQLPREFVDAVGPHESSIFFLIGQYLRGSEGFWFPYIRTLPQPLSLTTPLYYEGDDLRWLDGTSLAPAREQRMGVWKEKYENGITELRKAGFEDVDQYTWDLYLWSSSILVSRAFSAKVLAEAVTDVELPEDGVSVLLPCIDLMNHRPLAKVEWRAGKQDVAFVVLEDVASGQEISNNYGPRNNEQLMMNYGFCLPDNPCDYRIVSLREPPGSPLEQARSYQQQMYPERPKATENHYYVFNIFYPLLAPDTAMEHSIFSPALFNAVSVLGANNRELETLEITEQEIRISDAYGNSRTILAALSQILIELITHIVKLRSSGEGLGSSENIKQRHAKIYRDSQIRLSETALAIAAWTLNRARQHDYDGSWEATKRLLSAYMARLPAKNFSDEVKSRIQVRILERKSLLANNGELFTLKELSNVLPAEIQRSCKVFFQEVLRNSEKAIPVLEGSDEDSPFAFPMFLCFVVAAHKNASSDKSRLSARLSTWASFLLEKYPPPPEDVAWMLEDEEDEKMVSLFDDMLDQMRDQNPDIFSNLASLTGDWRTDNWWLSPNWLRWAWMATEEECVQAPEDPLALLRSGGPGQGSVMLSTVTYLYIPQ from the exons ATGACGGACAGTGGTGATCGTTCAGCGTTGCTGCCATCAGG GGCAAGTGGTGACGAGGACcttgagaaatggatcaCACTCGTGGAATGGATGACTAGCAATGGCGGCTACCTGCACGAAAGTGTTCAGATCGCCAAAGACGATCAACGAGGTGTTCATTTCAATGTCAAGAAAGACTGGAAAGATGGTGTCGCAAAGGACACGCATATCATCAAGATTCCAGTAGCCGCAACGATGTCGTACCTCAACCTTGTCGaacatcctcttccagcCGACAAGCAAGGCAATGGGGCGGCCACTTTCTCTGCTCATGGGGTGCAGCTTCCGCGCGAGTTTGTCGATGCTGTTGGGCCCCATGAATCatctatcttcttcttgatcgGCCAGTATCTGAGGGGCTCAGAAGGGTTCTGGTTCCCGTATATTCGGACGCTTCCTCAGCCGCTCTCCTTGACTACGCCATTGTATTATGAGGGGGATGATTTGCGGTGGTTGGATGGGACGAGTCTGGCGCCGGCTAGAGAGCAGAGAATGGGGGTGTGGAAGGAGAAGTACGAGAATGGGATTACTGAGCTTCGGAAGGCTGGCTTCGAGGATGTTGATCAGTACACATG GGACCTCTACCTCTGGTCTTCATCCATACTGGTGTCGCGGGCGTTTTCAGCTAAGGTGCTTGCTGAGGCAGTTACTGATGTGGAACTGCCTGAAGATGGTGTGTCAGTACTCCTGCCCTGCATTGACTTGATGAACCATCGACCTCTTGCAAAGGTAGAATGGCGTGCTGGGAAGCAAGATGTAGCCTTTGTGGTGCTGGAAGACGTTGCCTCCGGGCAGGAAATCTCAAATAATTACGGGCCTCGCAATAACGAACAGT tgatgatgaactATGGCTTTTGCCTTCCAGATAATCCATGCGATTATCGGATCGTCAGCTTGCGAGAACCTCCAGGTAGCCCTCTCGAACAAGCCAGATCCTATCAGCAACAGATGTATCCCGAGCGACCCAAGGCCACAGAGAATCATTACTACGTGttcaatatcttctatcCTCTCCTTGCACCTGACACTGCCATGGAACATTCGATCTTCTCGCCAGCCCTTTTCAATGCCGTTTCCGTACTTGGCGCGAATAACAGAGAGCTAGAGACCCTTGAAATCACTGAGCAGGAAATTCGAATCTCAGATGCATATGGCAACTCGCGGACGATTTTAGCCGCTCTCAGTCAGATACTCATTGAATTAATCACACATATTGTGAAGTTGAGGTCTTCAGGGGAAGGCCTGGGAAGTTCCGAAAACATCAAACAGAGACATGCGAAGATCTACCGTGACAGTCAGATCCGCTTGTCCGAGACAGCTCTCGCTATTGCTGCCTGGACGCTCAACCGCGCTCGGCAACATGATTACGACGGAAGCTGGGAAGCAACCAAGCGTTTGCTTAGTGCTTACATGGCTCGTTTACCTGCGAAGAATTTCTCCGACGAGGTCAAGTCCCGTATACAAGTCAGAATTCTTGAACGGAAGTCGCTCCTTGCGAACAACGGCGAACTTTTTACCTTGAAAGAATTGTCCAACGTTCTTCCTGCTGAGATCCAACGGTCTTGCAAAGTGTTCTTCCAAGAGGTTCTGAGAAACTCTGAGAAGGCAATACCCGTGCTAGAAGGAAGCGACGAGGATTCGCCTTTTGCCTTCCCAATGTTCTTATGCTTCGTGGTTGCCGCTCACAAGAACGCATCGTCTGATAAATCACGACTTTCTGCAAGACTGTCTACATGGGCTAGCTTTCTACTTGAGAAGTATCCACCGCCCCCGGAAGATGTGGCATggatgctggaggatgaagaagatgaaaagatGGTCAGCTTGTTCGACGACATGCTCGACCAGATGAGAGATCAGAATCCAGATATCTTCTCGAATCTAGCTTCGCTCACCGGAGACTGGAGAACAGATAACTGGTGGCTTTCTCCGAACTGGCTGCGATGGGCCTGGATGGCTACAGAGGAGGAATGTGTGCAGGCGCCTGAAGATCCCTTGGCTTTGTTACGATCAGGAGGGCCAGGTCAAGGCTCGGTGATGCTGTCCACAGTGACTTATCTGTATATTCCGCAATAG
- a CDS encoding putative MFS transporter, giving the protein MSGGVREIQEEGVAPSCSSNGGGNVIQYHVEKPAEASSGSDPSALEAQKAMTLEADGETDGGAHSAFSKKEKRFIVFMISMASFFSPLSAQIYFPVMPTLVENYHLTTALINLTITTYLILQGLAPSFIGTFADSGGRRPAYILAFTVYLAANIGLALQNSYVALMVLRCIQSAGSSGTIAFGYGVVADIATAAERGSFIGPVSAGVMVAPALGPVIGGILAKFLGWRSVFWFLVIISGGYLVVFMTTMPETNRNIVGNGSVPPDQWWRMSVIQYLAARRRLQKMTTEERIAHQQQRANLNQARGHQKLSFPNPLKAFVILLEKDAFIVVSYVGLAMLANTALLTSTPNLFGKLYGFNDLQIGLCYIPLGVGSCIAAILNGKLLDFNYRRIAHKMGMPVDRKKGDDLRGFPIEKARLQAFFPLMALGVAAFIPYGWVLQQGAPLAVPLVLQFIIGFSFIASLNTLSTLMVDLFPDRASTASAASNLVRCWLGAVGAAVIDHMLNAMGWGWCFVFWGLLMLVGLGLLLVEYHRGMQWRLARLAKLDQRQVEKETQKAASENKEAHGDENEANSDT; this is encoded by the exons ATGTCTGGTGGAGTGCGCGAAATCCAGGAGGAAGGAGTCGCGCCCTCCTGTTCTTCCAACGGCGGCGGGAATGTTATTCAATACCATGTCGAGAAGCCGGCAGAGGCATCCTCAGGCTCAGATCCTTCTGCTCTGGAAGCTCAGAAGGCCATGACCCTTGAGGCAGACGGGGAAACCGATGGTGGAGCTCATTCGGCCTTtagcaagaaggagaagcgcttcatcgtcttcatgaTCTCCATGGCGTCgttcttttctcctctttctgcCCAGATCTATTTCCCTGTCATGCCAACGCTTGTGGAAAATTACCATCTTACTACGGCCTTGATCAATCTCACCATCACTACGTACCTGATCTTGCAAGGTCTGGCTCCGAGCTTCATTGGCACTTTTGCCGACTCGGGAGGTCGTCGTCCGGCATACATTCTTGCTTTCACTGTCTACCTGGCTGCTAACATTGGCCTCGCATTGCAGAATAGCTACGTGGCGCTGATGGTTCTTCGCTGCATCCAAAGCGCGGGTAGCAGTGGCACCATTGCCTTTGGCTATGGAGTTGTAGCGGACATTGCAACGGCGGCGGAGAGAGGAAGCTTCATCGGACCTGTGTCTGCGGGCGTTATGGTGGCGCCGGCTCTCGGGCCTGTCATTGGGGGTATTTTGGCCAAGTTTCTCGGTTGGAGAAGTGTTTTCTGGTTCCTCGTTATCATCAGTGGTGGCTACCTGGTGGTGTTCATGACCACAATGCCAGAGACCAATCGCAATATCGTCGGGAATGGCAGCGTCCCTCCCGATCAATGGTGGAGGATGTCTGTCATTCAGTACTTGGCCGCACGTCGCCGACTACAGAAGATGACAACCGAAGAACGCATTGCCCATCAACAGCAGAGAGCGAATCTCAACCAAGCACGTGGGCATCAGAAGCTTTCGTTTCCCAATCCACTCAAGGCTTTCGTTATCTTGCTGGAGAAAGATGCATTCATCGTGGTCTCTTATGTCGGACTGGCCATGTTGGCTAACACTGCGCTCTTGACGAGTACACCCAATCTCTTTGGCAAGCTGTATGGCTTTAACGACCTTCAGATTGGTCTTTGCTACAT TCCTCTCGGAGTGGGTTCATGCATCGCAGCCATTCTCAACGGCAAGCTGCTGGATTTCAACTATCGCCGTATTGCTCATAAAATGGGCATGCCAGTGGATCGAAAAAAGGGTGACGATTTGCGGGGCTTCCCTATCGAGAAGGCTCGTCTTCAggctttctttcccctcATGGCTCTCGGTGTAGCTGCCTTCATCCCGTACGGCTGGGTCCTTCAGCAGGGAGCGCCGCTGGCAGTACCCCTTGTCCTGCAGTTCATCATCGGATTCAGCTTCATCGCCTCCCTCAACACTCTGAGCACGCTCATGGTGGATCTGTTCCCAGACCGAGCGTCTACCGCGTCTGCAGCATCTAACCTCGTTCGATGCTGGCTGGGAGCTGTCGGTGCCGCGGTGATTGACCATATGCTTAACGCTATGGGCTGGGGCTGGtgcttcgtcttctggggCCTGTTGATGCTGGTTGGTCTAGGCCTGCTATTGGTGGAGTATCATCGTGGCATGCAATGGCGTCTGGCAAGACTCGCCAAGCTGGATCAGAGACaagtggagaaggagactcAGAAGGCCGCAAGTGAGAACAAGGAGGCACACGGAGATGAGAACGAGGCTAATTCGGATACCTGA